In one window of Zhongshania aliphaticivorans DNA:
- a CDS encoding RNA recognition motif domain-containing protein: MKLLIRNLNRTTSEAELLDLFEEFGSVQSLTIVRDENADLSKGFGFVNMPKAGEAKVAMQNLNGKIIAGFKIRVKKADPSPAPNSDDSAALDDSDEH; encoded by the coding sequence ATGAAATTATTGATTCGTAATTTAAACCGCACCACCTCAGAAGCTGAACTTTTAGACCTATTTGAAGAATTTGGCAGTGTGCAATCCTTAACCATCGTCAGAGATGAAAATGCAGATCTGTCCAAGGGTTTTGGTTTTGTAAATATGCCCAAGGCCGGCGAAGCCAAAGTCGCAATGCAAAACCTGAATGGAAAAATCATTGCTGGCTTTAAAATTCGTGTCAAAAAAGCTGACCCCAGCCCTGCGCCAAACAGCGATGACAGCGCTGCACTTGATGATAGCGATGAACACTAA
- a CDS encoding VF530 family DNA-binding protein, whose translation MNTKPPSNAENNAGAKDPLHGVTLAMIMTELEASLGWEELGRRIKIKCFTDNPSVASSLKFLRRTPWARQKVEALYIRHQRASRKV comes from the coding sequence ATGAACACTAAACCTCCCAGCAACGCTGAAAACAACGCCGGTGCGAAAGACCCTCTGCACGGCGTCACCTTAGCCATGATAATGACGGAGCTTGAAGCCAGTCTTGGCTGGGAAGAGCTCGGGCGGCGGATAAAAATCAAATGTTTTACCGACAACCCCAGCGTGGCGTCTAGCTTAAAATTTTTGCGCCGCACCCCTTGGGCACGGCAAAAAGTTGAAGCGCTGTATATTCGCCATCAGCGCGCTAGCCGTAAAGTGTAA